Proteins from a single region of Bacillus kexueae:
- a CDS encoding methyl-accepting chemotaxis protein gives MSEIAILKEKDLSQKNTIILYTFTVAFMAAIAHSLMEGDRAKIMFYLLATISLLVIYFVTQVWLKRKILFPYLFTVVNYGVMISSIFLFGGRVTTVAIFFLLGLCTAIHFYRKLFFIGYALGFIGMIANISFATNESVVLIHNASSLYLTYILLGMVLFIIIRLNERQFTQVEKLLLSAEADAEHKEQQKRKLEENVKVMLRHIDTVNTQVSQNVHSQLEIRQTIQEMAAGSQNQSDDIQNIARHASETMDTMGLLVKFSNELMHEVQESEQSARAGESQMKRLEQSMNELMDLMKTLNQTFQQLSTKVKETNSFADSIQKITEQTNLLALNASIEAARAGESGKGFAVVAQEIRKLADMTRQTAERITENLRELNGKNEEAVQQMFVSHQRIEENVQASTIAASSFEKVATTFIRMSAKFDEFSTLSSEVLRKSQHVENSTESLAAVIEEAAASLEEMSAVVDQLTIENEKIADNMRVTASKADDIRHSLT, from the coding sequence ATGAGTGAAATCGCTATTTTGAAAGAAAAAGATTTGAGTCAAAAAAATACGATTATTCTTTATACGTTTACCGTCGCATTTATGGCTGCGATTGCTCATTCCTTGATGGAAGGTGATCGCGCGAAAATTATGTTCTACCTTTTAGCGACAATTAGTTTGTTGGTGATTTATTTTGTTACTCAAGTATGGTTGAAACGAAAAATACTTTTTCCCTATCTTTTCACCGTCGTCAACTACGGAGTTATGATTTCTTCGATTTTCTTATTCGGTGGAAGGGTTACAACCGTTGCGATTTTTTTCCTTCTCGGTTTATGTACTGCCATTCACTTTTATCGTAAGTTGTTTTTTATCGGTTATGCTCTCGGGTTTATCGGCATGATTGCCAATATTTCATTTGCTACGAATGAATCAGTCGTTCTCATTCATAATGCATCATCTCTTTATTTGACATATATTTTATTAGGAATGGTTCTTTTCATTATCATTCGTTTAAATGAGCGTCAGTTCACACAAGTAGAGAAGCTATTGCTTTCGGCTGAAGCTGACGCTGAGCATAAAGAGCAGCAAAAGAGAAAGCTAGAAGAGAATGTTAAGGTGATGTTACGACACATTGATACAGTGAACACACAAGTCAGTCAAAATGTGCACTCGCAACTAGAAATTCGCCAAACCATTCAAGAAATGGCAGCGGGAAGTCAAAATCAAAGTGATGATATCCAAAATATTGCACGTCATGCAAGTGAAACGATGGATACGATGGGGTTATTGGTGAAGTTCTCTAATGAACTCATGCATGAAGTTCAAGAGTCAGAGCAGTCAGCACGAGCAGGCGAATCACAGATGAAGAGACTGGAACAATCAATGAATGAGTTAATGGACTTGATGAAAACGCTTAACCAAACATTTCAACAGTTATCAACAAAAGTGAAGGAAACGAATTCCTTTGCTGATAGCATTCAAAAAATTACGGAGCAGACAAATTTACTTGCCTTAAATGCTTCGATTGAAGCGGCAAGAGCAGGAGAGTCAGGAAAAGGATTCGCAGTTGTCGCACAAGAGATTCGAAAGCTAGCAGATATGACACGGCAAACAGCTGAACGAATTACCGAAAACTTACGAGAGTTAAATGGAAAGAATGAAGAAGCTGTTCAACAAATGTTTGTTAGTCATCAGCGGATAGAAGAAAACGTACAAGCTTCGACCATTGCGGCATCATCGTTCGAAAAAGTAGCGACAACATTTATCCGAATGTCAGCTAAATTTGATGAATTTTCAACTCTATCATCGGAAGTTCTACGAAAGTCACAACATGTGGAAAATTCGACGGAATCCTTAGCGGCTGTAATAGAGGAGGCGGCTGCCTCATTAGAAGAAATGAGTGCGGTTGTTGACCAGCTCACAATTGAAAACGAAAAAATTGCAGATAACATGAGGGTAACAGCTTCAAAAGCAGACGATATTCGTCATTCTTTAACCTAG
- a CDS encoding efflux RND transporter permease subunit, producing MNFLTKFSLKNAVAVFIISFLFILGGLYSFNKLKVDLLPNIEFPQLSVEIIYPGASPEDINEQVTEKLESRFKSIEGLKSMQSSSFESIAIINLEFPFNTDIDEVEQKVNEYLGDADLPEVVQTQVNRFSFGTFPIYNISLFAKDDADLEAIIEEEIIPDLNKIEGINSVSVGGLKEELLQITIDKEKALAAGLSLDQIKQQINQKYLSFPAGNIGVDELNIPIRVQESMDAIEELEKLQLQSTFAQGNAQPISLKDIAIIEKITDQPELTRYNLQESLSMAITKKQDANTVQVANEVIEVLNAYSDEVDYAIGFDSAEGIEKSVQTLIKEGLLGALFASVAVLLFLRNVRATIIAIISIPLSLLVASIFLYRLDISLNIMTLGGMAVAVGRVVDDSIVVIENIFRRVRKSKSKINDEIILDSTKEILKAITSSTITTMVVFLPLGFVGGITGEFFLPFALTVVIALFMSLIVSITIVPILAKFSFKKVPQEEKETRLQRLYEKAIDWSLSHKIVVIILSIALLGGSFAIVPQLGFVFIPNEEQKSLIASVELPSSTSLEKTNEVSLQLEEMFDERGEIVEVTAGVGSRDFRTGLKRQNQASYFLTLDEDVEVRDFIAELEKDMEAIVFEESPNAKLGVQELESGGPPSNNNVNINLYSTELADLQEASKKVEAYMLEQKDLKYVTNNFSEKQTQIVVDIDSEKSAQYGLSGFQILGTVADQTKPVEVGTLTLDGEDRSVQLAYDEDLTSLSELEETVLFSTQGPVVLKEVADVQEVETFTSIQKLDGKVFAQVSAQIDSDNIQVVTQEVIAGVEKLDLPDSVSLEGGGGSDETVETFQQLGLAILVAIGLVYITMLITFGKARIPFIILTSLIFVPIGSLIGLFIANEPMSVSVMIGFLMLIGIVTTNAIVLVDRIGQNREEKGMAIREALIEAGKTRLRPILMTAFATIAALIPLALTTSSGTLISKGLAITVIGGLTSSTLLTLIIVPVVYELFFFKQVKKERRKVASDLDM from the coding sequence ATGAATTTTTTAACGAAGTTTAGCTTGAAAAACGCCGTAGCAGTATTCATTATTTCATTTCTATTTATTTTAGGAGGATTGTATTCATTTAATAAGCTGAAAGTCGATTTGTTACCAAACATTGAATTTCCACAGCTTTCAGTTGAAATTATTTACCCAGGTGCATCACCAGAAGATATTAACGAACAAGTGACAGAAAAGCTTGAAAGTCGTTTTAAATCCATTGAAGGACTAAAATCGATGCAAAGCTCCTCGTTTGAAAGCATCGCTATAATCAACTTAGAGTTTCCTTTTAATACTGATATAGATGAAGTAGAGCAAAAAGTGAATGAATATTTGGGAGACGCTGACCTTCCTGAAGTCGTTCAGACGCAAGTGAATCGCTTCTCATTTGGTACATTCCCGATTTACAATATTTCGCTTTTTGCGAAAGATGATGCGGATTTAGAGGCCATTATTGAGGAAGAAATCATCCCAGATTTAAATAAAATTGAAGGCATTAATAGTGTATCGGTCGGAGGATTAAAGGAAGAGCTGCTTCAGATTACTATTGATAAAGAAAAAGCGCTGGCAGCGGGCTTAAGTTTAGACCAGATTAAACAACAAATTAATCAAAAATATTTATCGTTTCCAGCAGGAAACATTGGGGTTGATGAATTAAATATTCCAATTCGTGTTCAAGAGAGCATGGATGCGATAGAAGAGCTTGAAAAATTACAGCTACAATCAACGTTTGCGCAAGGGAACGCTCAACCGATTAGCTTGAAAGACATTGCGATAATTGAAAAAATAACGGATCAACCTGAGCTAACCCGCTATAATTTACAAGAGTCGTTGTCGATGGCGATTACGAAAAAGCAAGATGCGAATACCGTTCAAGTCGCGAATGAAGTTATCGAAGTTTTAAACGCGTACTCGGATGAAGTTGACTACGCCATTGGATTTGATTCAGCAGAGGGAATAGAAAAGTCGGTTCAAACGCTAATTAAAGAAGGTTTACTTGGTGCCCTTTTCGCATCGGTAGCTGTACTACTGTTTTTACGCAATGTACGGGCAACCATTATCGCGATTATCTCCATTCCACTATCCTTGCTCGTTGCATCGATCTTCTTATATCGTTTAGATATTTCATTAAACATTATGACGCTCGGTGGAATGGCTGTTGCGGTTGGACGTGTTGTTGATGACAGTATTGTTGTCATCGAAAACATTTTTAGGCGGGTCCGTAAGTCAAAGTCAAAAATAAATGATGAAATCATTCTCGATTCTACGAAAGAAATTTTAAAGGCTATTACATCATCAACGATTACAACGATGGTTGTTTTCTTACCATTAGGATTCGTTGGCGGAATTACGGGTGAGTTTTTCTTACCATTTGCCTTAACGGTTGTCATCGCCTTATTTATGTCTTTAATTGTATCGATAACGATTGTCCCGATATTAGCCAAGTTTTCATTTAAAAAAGTGCCACAAGAAGAAAAAGAAACGAGATTGCAGCGGTTATATGAAAAAGCGATCGATTGGTCCTTATCTCATAAAATTGTTGTCATTATCCTTTCGATTGCGCTGTTAGGTGGCTCTTTTGCCATTGTTCCTCAACTTGGGTTTGTCTTTATTCCAAATGAAGAACAGAAATCTTTGATTGCTAGCGTAGAATTACCGTCATCTACTTCTTTAGAGAAGACAAATGAAGTGTCACTTCAGTTAGAAGAAATGTTTGACGAACGAGGAGAAATCGTAGAAGTTACGGCGGGTGTTGGAAGTCGCGATTTCCGAACAGGCTTAAAACGTCAAAATCAAGCGAGTTACTTCTTAACGTTAGATGAAGACGTCGAAGTTCGAGATTTTATCGCTGAGCTTGAAAAAGACATGGAGGCCATTGTATTTGAGGAATCGCCAAATGCCAAATTAGGTGTTCAAGAACTTGAATCAGGAGGACCTCCTTCCAATAACAACGTAAATATTAACTTATATTCCACAGAATTAGCTGACTTACAGGAAGCTTCGAAAAAAGTGGAAGCGTATATGCTTGAACAAAAAGACTTAAAATATGTGACGAACAACTTCTCAGAAAAGCAAACACAAATCGTCGTAGACATTGATTCGGAAAAGTCTGCTCAGTACGGATTATCTGGCTTTCAAATTTTAGGAACGGTTGCCGATCAAACAAAGCCGGTTGAGGTTGGGACACTAACGTTGGACGGTGAAGATCGTTCAGTTCAATTGGCTTATGACGAAGACTTAACGTCTTTATCAGAACTGGAAGAAACGGTGCTCTTCTCCACTCAAGGTCCTGTTGTCCTTAAAGAAGTTGCGGACGTACAGGAGGTTGAAACGTTTACGTCGATTCAAAAGCTTGACGGAAAAGTTTTCGCCCAAGTATCTGCTCAAATTGACTCAGATAACATTCAAGTGGTGACACAAGAAGTCATTGCAGGTGTTGAAAAATTAGATCTCCCGGACAGTGTTTCGTTAGAAGGGGGCGGAGGTAGTGATGAAACGGTTGAGACATTCCAGCAGCTAGGCCTTGCGATTCTTGTTGCAATCGGACTTGTGTACATTACCATGCTCATCACCTTTGGAAAAGCGCGAATTCCGTTTATCATTTTAACATCACTCATCTTTGTACCAATCGGATCCTTAATTGGATTATTCATTGCCAATGAACCGATGTCGGTAAGTGTTATGATTGGGTTCTTAATGTTAATCGGTATCGTGACAACGAATGCAATTGTCTTGGTGGATCGAATTGGGCAAAATCGAGAAGAAAAAGGAATGGCGATTAGAGAAGCTTTAATTGAAGCGGGCAAGACTAGACTTCGTCCGATTTTAATGACAGCTTTCGCGACGATTGCAGCGCTGATTCCGTTAGCACTCACAACTTCTTCTGGAACATTGATTTCAAAAGGGCTTGCCATCACAGTAATTGGTGGATTGACGTCATCTACGTTGCTCACGCTAATCATCGTCCCAGTCGTGTATGAATTATTCTTCTTCAAACAAGTGAAAAAAGAACGAAGAAAAGTAGCGTCCGATTTGGATATGTAA
- a CDS encoding TetR/AcrR family transcriptional regulator, with product MTRKKKFSEEEIMQATEELLLERGYDHFHFKALSERLAISRSTIYEYYANKEELIKVYMQKIMQSIFTELEQIEKEDAPLTQLKQILQLFLKYYKIRHVFHSQQFVFSENMRDMFKEFERIRMIIVQIIRRGQELELIRTDIPEDMMVNLFFYAIEMPNWQGASVEEMSENLYKIFVEGIKR from the coding sequence ATGACACGGAAGAAAAAATTCAGTGAAGAGGAAATTATGCAGGCAACCGAAGAATTGCTCTTAGAGCGTGGTTATGATCATTTCCACTTTAAAGCTCTTTCGGAACGATTGGCGATTTCTCGGAGTACGATTTATGAGTATTATGCAAACAAAGAAGAACTAATCAAAGTTTACATGCAAAAAATTATGCAGTCGATTTTTACGGAACTGGAGCAAATTGAAAAAGAAGACGCTCCGTTAACGCAGTTGAAGCAAATACTTCAGCTCTTTTTAAAGTATTACAAGATTAGACACGTTTTTCATAGTCAGCAGTTCGTGTTTTCAGAAAACATGAGAGACATGTTCAAAGAATTTGAGCGTATTCGTATGATTATTGTCCAAATTATTCGACGAGGGCAAGAGCTTGAACTAATACGGACAGATATACCGGAAGATATGATGGTAAACTTATTTTTTTATGCGATTGAAATGCCGAATTGGCAAGGGGCATCCGTGGAAGAAATGAGTGAAAACTTATATAAAATTTTTGTCGAAGGAATTAAACGATAA
- the recQ gene encoding DNA helicase RecQ: MIAKAKEVLQTFFGYEQFREGQKEIVEKVLKGHDTIGILPTGGGKSICYQVPALCLEGITLVISPLISLMKDQVDSLAQSGIHATYINSSLTGEEIDQRIMKVKKGEYRLLYIAPERLESPSFLSFLQDLPLSIVAIDEAHCVSQWGHDFRPHYRMIRPMLDELEQKPIVVALTATATPEVLQDIQNHFRIERVNVVMTGFARSNLSFNVVKGVKKQAFLFEYIEKNKHQSGIIYAATKKEVDHLHSFLQKQNISVAKYHAGMDKEERGEEQERFLHDDAQVMVATNAFGMGIDKSNVRYVLHYNMPKNMESYYQEAGRAGRDGEQSECVLLFSPQDIQTQKFLLEQSHFQEELKEKEYEKLKQMVDYCHTESCLQRYILTYFGDETTVTCGKCMNCLDDRPKIDVTTEAQMILSCIKRMGEKFGKTLVAQVLKGSKNKRVLEMNFTKLSTYGLLKKHSEKDIVHLIDFLIAEGFADLKGDQYPVVILNEQSKMVLMGERRVWKRKIMTTEKIVVDDELFERLRKLRKRIAEQEKVPPFVIFADSALKDMSRRLPTTIDQFLMVKGVGRKKAEAYGDLFLSTIRAFIEEKGIHPEASMKEQKQNNNEAPSYKQSFQQFQTGKCIEDIAKERGMSVVTIENHVFRSIQEGQSIEWSRLISANHEEIILEKIKEIGKEKLKPLKEALPEDITYREIKAVILKYSLSKALF, encoded by the coding sequence ATGATTGCAAAAGCAAAGGAAGTTTTGCAAACCTTTTTCGGCTACGAGCAGTTTCGAGAAGGGCAAAAGGAGATTGTTGAAAAGGTATTAAAAGGGCATGATACCATTGGAATTTTACCGACTGGAGGTGGAAAATCCATATGTTATCAAGTACCAGCCTTATGTTTAGAGGGAATTACACTTGTCATTTCCCCCCTCATCTCCTTAATGAAAGACCAAGTTGATTCGTTAGCGCAAAGTGGAATCCATGCAACTTACATCAATAGCTCACTAACAGGAGAAGAAATCGATCAGCGAATTATGAAGGTGAAAAAAGGAGAATATCGATTACTGTACATTGCTCCTGAACGACTAGAGTCTCCATCGTTTCTCTCTTTCTTACAAGATCTCCCGTTATCCATTGTCGCCATTGATGAAGCACATTGTGTTTCCCAATGGGGGCATGACTTTCGCCCGCATTATCGTATGATTCGCCCGATGCTTGATGAGCTAGAACAAAAACCGATTGTAGTTGCATTAACTGCCACAGCTACACCTGAAGTGCTTCAAGATATTCAAAATCATTTTCGAATTGAACGAGTGAATGTAGTGATGACTGGTTTCGCACGTTCCAATCTTTCCTTTAACGTTGTAAAAGGTGTTAAAAAACAAGCGTTTCTATTTGAATATATAGAGAAGAACAAACATCAGTCTGGAATTATTTATGCAGCCACGAAAAAGGAAGTTGATCACCTTCATTCTTTTCTCCAGAAACAAAACATTTCGGTTGCCAAATACCACGCAGGCATGGATAAAGAAGAGAGGGGAGAAGAGCAAGAACGCTTTTTACATGATGATGCACAAGTGATGGTGGCGACCAATGCATTTGGGATGGGAATTGACAAATCCAACGTCCGTTATGTCCTGCATTATAATATGCCGAAAAATATGGAATCATATTATCAAGAAGCTGGGCGAGCGGGCAGAGATGGTGAACAAAGCGAGTGTGTGTTGTTATTTTCGCCGCAAGATATTCAAACGCAAAAATTTTTGCTTGAACAATCTCATTTTCAAGAAGAACTAAAGGAAAAAGAATATGAAAAACTTAAACAAATGGTTGATTATTGTCATACCGAATCTTGTTTACAGCGATATATTTTAACATATTTTGGAGATGAAACGACCGTTACTTGTGGAAAGTGTATGAACTGCTTGGATGACCGTCCTAAAATTGATGTGACAACTGAGGCGCAAATGATTTTATCTTGTATAAAGCGAATGGGTGAAAAGTTTGGCAAAACGCTCGTTGCTCAAGTACTAAAAGGATCCAAAAATAAACGGGTGTTGGAAATGAATTTCACAAAACTATCTACTTATGGATTGCTTAAAAAACATTCCGAAAAGGATATCGTTCACTTAATAGATTTCCTCATTGCAGAAGGGTTTGCTGATTTAAAAGGAGATCAATATCCGGTCGTCATCTTAAATGAACAATCGAAAATGGTGCTAATGGGAGAACGAAGGGTGTGGAAAAGGAAAATTATGACAACAGAGAAAATTGTCGTCGACGATGAACTATTTGAGCGGTTGAGAAAACTACGCAAAAGAATAGCAGAACAAGAAAAAGTGCCACCGTTCGTAATTTTTGCTGATAGTGCTTTAAAAGATATGAGCAGAAGATTACCAACCACCATTGACCAATTTCTGATGGTGAAAGGAGTCGGTCGAAAAAAAGCAGAAGCATATGGAGATTTATTTTTAAGCACCATTCGAGCATTCATTGAAGAAAAAGGGATTCATCCGGAAGCATCTATGAAGGAGCAAAAGCAAAACAACAACGAAGCCCCAAGCTATAAGCAATCCTTCCAACAATTTCAAACCGGAAAATGCATTGAGGACATTGCAAAGGAACGGGGGATGTCTGTCGTGACCATTGAAAATCATGTGTTTCGTTCTATTCAAGAAGGTCAATCAATAGAATGGAGTCGCCTCATTTCAGCGAATCATGAAGAAATAATTTTAGAGAAAATAAAAGAAATTGGAAAGGAAAAATTAAAGCCGTTAAAAGAAGCGTTACCTGAAGACATTACGTATCGAGAAATAAAAGCTGTTATTCTGAAATACTCTTTATCTAAAGCTCTTTTCTAA
- the ctaD gene encoding cytochrome c oxidase subunit I, translated as MTTRYKSNVILDYLTTVDHKKIAHLYLFSGLFFFLLAGLEALLIRIQLMVPQNDFVSAGFYNQLLTMHGTTMLFLAATPILFAFMNAIVPLQIGARDVAFPFLNSLGFWLFLFGGLLLNLSWFLGGAPDAGWTSYTTLAMENPNHGTEFYTIGLQISGIGTLISAINFMTTIINMRAPGMTYMRMPLFTWSTFVSSALILFAFPVLTIALLFLTFERLFGTAFFNISLGGNSVVWEHLFWIFGHPEVYLLMLPAFGIFSEVIPAFSSKRLFGYTSMVFATVLIGFVGFMVWAHHMFTTGLGPIANSIFALSTMLIAVPTGIKIFNWLFTMWGGNIRFTAAMLWAVAFIVSFTIGGVTGVMVAVAPADYQFHDSYFVVAHFHYVLVGGVAFAVFSALHFWWPKMFGTMLNETLGKIAFWLFFIGFHLTFFIQHFLGMWGMPRRIFTYLPNQGYELGNLISTVGAIFMTAGTIIILIMIVLAFAKGEKVSNDPWDARAMEWALPSPPPEYNFKQTPLVKGLDPWWIEKQEGRKELTPAEPIQDIHMPNSSILPFFMSLGLFIAGLSIIYKNDMPLGIIGFIVGMIITLLTMFVRSIKDDHGYHIEKSDIENS; from the coding sequence ATGACGACGCGTTACAAAAGCAATGTTATTCTCGATTATTTAACAACGGTAGATCACAAAAAAATTGCACATCTTTATTTATTTTCTGGCCTCTTTTTCTTTCTTCTTGCAGGCTTAGAAGCATTATTAATTCGTATTCAATTAATGGTCCCACAAAACGATTTTGTTTCAGCTGGCTTTTATAATCAATTATTAACGATGCATGGAACGACAATGCTATTTTTGGCGGCTACTCCTATTTTGTTTGCCTTTATGAATGCGATTGTCCCCTTGCAGATTGGAGCGAGAGATGTAGCTTTTCCATTTCTAAATTCACTCGGCTTTTGGCTTTTTCTATTTGGGGGATTGCTGCTCAATTTAAGCTGGTTTTTAGGGGGAGCACCTGATGCAGGATGGACATCGTATACAACGCTAGCAATGGAAAATCCGAATCACGGAACGGAATTTTACACGATTGGGTTGCAAATTTCCGGAATTGGGACACTTATTTCAGCCATTAATTTCATGACCACGATTATTAACATGCGAGCACCAGGAATGACGTATATGCGGATGCCTCTATTCACATGGTCGACGTTTGTTTCGTCTGCTCTTATTTTATTCGCATTTCCTGTGTTAACGATTGCGTTGCTCTTTTTAACATTTGAACGACTTTTTGGAACAGCTTTTTTTAATATTTCGTTAGGAGGAAATTCTGTCGTATGGGAGCATTTATTTTGGATTTTCGGTCATCCAGAGGTTTATCTCTTAATGCTTCCGGCCTTCGGGATTTTCTCAGAAGTCATCCCCGCTTTCTCAAGTAAGCGACTGTTCGGTTATACGTCGATGGTTTTTGCGACTGTTTTAATTGGGTTTGTCGGATTTATGGTATGGGCCCATCACATGTTTACAACGGGGTTAGGTCCAATAGCGAACTCCATATTTGCCCTTTCGACGATGCTTATTGCTGTACCAACGGGGATTAAAATTTTTAACTGGCTGTTTACGATGTGGGGTGGAAATATTCGATTTACTGCCGCCATGTTATGGGCTGTCGCTTTTATCGTTTCCTTTACGATTGGTGGTGTGACTGGAGTGATGGTTGCTGTTGCACCTGCCGACTATCAATTCCATGACAGCTACTTTGTCGTAGCCCATTTCCATTACGTACTGGTTGGGGGAGTTGCCTTTGCCGTGTTTTCAGCTCTTCATTTTTGGTGGCCGAAAATGTTCGGAACCATGCTCAATGAGACGCTAGGGAAAATCGCCTTTTGGTTATTTTTTATCGGATTTCATTTAACGTTTTTCATTCAGCACTTTTTAGGAATGTGGGGTATGCCTCGGAGAATTTTTACGTATTTACCGAATCAAGGGTACGAACTAGGGAACCTCATCAGTACTGTGGGTGCGATTTTTATGACAGCAGGGACGATTATCATACTAATTATGATTGTGCTCGCTTTTGCGAAAGGTGAAAAAGTTAGCAACGATCCATGGGACGCTCGAGCAATGGAATGGGCTCTACCTTCCCCGCCACCAGAATACAATTTCAAGCAAACGCCCCTTGTAAAAGGGCTTGATCCTTGGTGGATTGAAAAACAGGAAGGGAGAAAAGAATTAACACCTGCTGAACCCATTCAAGATATACACATGCCAAATTCAAGCATCCTACCATTCTTCATGTCGCTCGGGCTGTTTATCGCCGGCTTAAGCATCATCTACAAAAACGACATGCCGCTTGGAATAATTGGGTTCATTGTTGGGATGATTATTACCCTTCTCACCATGTTTGTCCGATCCATTAAAGACGATCATGGATACCATA